A portion of the Roseofilum casamattae BLCC-M143 genome contains these proteins:
- a CDS encoding AbrB/MazE/SpoVT family DNA-binding domain-containing protein produces the protein MELTVKKQGNSLSVTIPEEIVTRLNLNDGDRHNNCETRATEKMRRRDKFWLFGIVLRSQTSPSI, from the coding sequence ATGGAACTCACTGTAAAAAAACAGGGTAACTCTCTCAGCGTGACTATTCCTGAAGAAATCGTAACTCGTCTCAACCTCAATGATGGCGATCGCCATAACAATTGTGAAACGCGCGCCACAGAGAAGATGAGGAGACGGGATAAGTTCTGGTTGTTCGGTATTGTTTTACGATCGCAAACCTCGCCATCAATTTAG
- a CDS encoding O-antigen ligase family protein — translation MKEVIKSLLANPLIALMGLVMTLVYIGILFDIINKSKKNSDSFERLVVGCFIFVLADVSILPFNKLTPLILADRKVGMITIFGQLTIYGIALFLLWSRLRSTLRDIGDVCAVLLTKAPFLCALCLMIGLSAFWSNEFVYTLRKSLVYLQTAIGAVYIGKRFSWKELYGFMRWVNLAILLPSIYYANLVTSVGINSKTGAWQGILKHKNTFAFAMSFTVVVWLIHGIYNPKQRKQSFVISLLALYAMDGGNSGASKVLFLCLICLAFYLNVVKKLSPKWAFTSIVLFLIVSTSIMIVVVENLEYIVVDTLNKDLTLTGRTLFWPIVIEAINKKPILGYGVGGYWQSWKSTIENPAGNVINPNGWVPPHSHNGFMDIATDLGWLGMMFYIFAFVSCLLKAVNYLSQDKMPEAGIPLIILTFTLMTNLTETGLLGVNPTWFWFVVTVTRLNLDATPRSSLKSNSS, via the coding sequence ATGAAAGAAGTAATCAAGTCACTTCTCGCTAATCCATTAATCGCACTGATGGGATTGGTTATGACATTGGTCTACATCGGCATATTATTTGACATCATCAACAAGAGTAAAAAAAACTCGGATTCTTTTGAACGGTTAGTTGTGGGGTGTTTTATTTTTGTATTGGCCGATGTATCTATCTTGCCCTTCAATAAACTAACTCCCTTAATTTTAGCCGATCGGAAAGTCGGCATGATTACGATCTTCGGTCAGTTAACGATCTATGGAATTGCATTATTTCTGCTCTGGTCTCGATTGCGATCGACCTTGAGAGATATTGGTGATGTTTGTGCCGTTCTGTTAACCAAAGCTCCATTTCTATGTGCCTTGTGCCTGATGATTGGCTTATCTGCTTTCTGGTCTAATGAATTCGTTTATACCTTGAGGAAAAGCTTAGTTTATTTGCAGACAGCCATCGGAGCCGTTTATATTGGCAAGCGATTCTCTTGGAAGGAACTCTATGGCTTCATGCGCTGGGTCAACTTAGCTATCTTGTTGCCTAGTATTTATTATGCCAATCTGGTTACTTCAGTAGGGATTAATTCCAAAACTGGAGCATGGCAAGGAATTCTGAAACATAAAAACACCTTTGCATTTGCTATGTCTTTTACGGTAGTGGTGTGGCTAATCCATGGAATTTACAATCCGAAACAACGCAAACAGTCTTTTGTAATTTCCCTACTGGCCTTGTATGCAATGGATGGCGGCAACAGCGGTGCGAGCAAGGTCTTATTCCTCTGCCTTATTTGCTTAGCTTTCTATTTAAATGTAGTGAAGAAGCTATCTCCTAAATGGGCATTTACTTCAATTGTGCTCTTTTTAATTGTCAGTACCAGTATCATGATTGTCGTGGTCGAAAACTTAGAATACATTGTTGTCGATACTCTCAATAAAGATTTGACTCTAACTGGAAGAACTTTATTTTGGCCGATTGTCATTGAAGCGATTAATAAAAAACCGATATTAGGCTATGGCGTTGGTGGGTATTGGCAAAGTTGGAAAAGCACGATTGAAAATCCAGCGGGAAATGTGATTAATCCGAATGGGTGGGTTCCTCCTCATTCTCATAATGGCTTTATGGATATTGCCACCGATCTAGGATGGCTGGGGATGATGTTCTATATCTTTGCCTTTGTCAGTTGTTTGCTCAAAGCTGTCAACTATTTAAGCCAGGACAAAATGCCGGAAGCCGGTATCCCTTTAATTATCTTAACGTTTACTCTGATGACTAACTTAACTGAAACCGGACTATTAGGCGTGAATCCTACGTGGTTTTGGTTTGTGGTTACCGTGACTCGGTTGAACTTAGACGCAACACCAAGATCTTCACTCAAAAGCAATAGTTCTTAA
- a CDS encoding transposase family protein yields MLEEQIILTLFYLHNFPMFQILGIQFGVSKEILSEMELLVDTSEQFNLR; encoded by the coding sequence ATGTTAGAAGAGCAGATTATCTTAACTCTTTTCTATCTCCATAATTTCCCAATGTTTCAAATTTTAGGAATCCAGTTTGGAGTGAGTAAAGAAATATTATCGGAAATGGAACTGTTGGTTGATACAAGCGAACAATTTAATCTCAGGTAA
- a CDS encoding SLBB domain-containing protein yields the protein MKTYLKPFRCSRPLLALAIAWELGIGLISPAIAQPTPTESNGLNSNSFEEQSTPASPENPASADNAYVLVGGDRIQIDVLELPEYSGNYQIPVDGLTELPLIGSIPLAGLTLAQAREILSEAYSGVLRYPAISIRLVSPSPINIVIAGEVTNPGTFTVRLIGGAGNVPGIQYPTLTEVLKQAGGVTLAANISNIQITRTVWQERQQRTISLNVNLQDLVQTNRSGRDITIRSGDKIFVPTQLQPNLQQLWQLARVDFFADRQSRQSVVVVGEVQHPGAYHVTLAIAGSPVTSLPTVSSAIRDAGGIKPTADLRNITLRRQTQTGSELIIPLDFWELLHNGDITQDTIIQTGDSIIIPRAAEVSNAEATELAGVNFAPDSITVSVVGEVRSPGSLNVPPSTPLNQVLLRAGGFNRARAKTRQVQLLRLNSNGTVASRQIKVDLDRDIDEQINPLLQNNDIIFVSRSGIARFSDTLNVALSPANSLFSLWSIPLRTLEVLSDLGIIPSGSN from the coding sequence ATGAAGACCTATTTGAAACCCTTTCGGTGTAGTCGTCCCTTATTGGCTTTGGCGATCGCCTGGGAGCTGGGGATTGGCCTCATCTCGCCGGCGATCGCCCAACCCACGCCAACAGAGTCAAACGGACTAAACTCAAACTCTTTCGAGGAACAAAGCACTCCTGCCTCCCCAGAGAACCCGGCGTCTGCGGATAATGCCTATGTTCTCGTTGGCGGCGATCGCATCCAAATTGATGTCCTAGAATTACCCGAATACAGCGGCAACTACCAGATTCCCGTCGATGGTTTGACCGAACTGCCTCTCATCGGCTCGATTCCTCTAGCTGGACTCACCCTAGCTCAAGCCAGAGAGATTTTGAGTGAGGCCTACAGTGGCGTACTCCGATATCCAGCGATCTCAATTCGCTTGGTCTCCCCCAGTCCGATCAACATAGTTATTGCTGGAGAAGTCACGAACCCCGGCACCTTCACCGTTAGGCTCATTGGCGGAGCCGGAAACGTTCCCGGCATTCAATATCCAACCCTAACCGAAGTCCTCAAACAAGCCGGCGGAGTCACCTTAGCCGCCAATATTAGCAATATTCAGATTACCCGAACGGTTTGGCAAGAGAGGCAGCAACGCACAATAAGCCTCAATGTCAATCTGCAAGACTTAGTTCAGACCAATCGCTCCGGTCGAGATATCACCATCCGCAGTGGAGATAAAATTTTTGTCCCCACTCAATTGCAACCCAATTTGCAACAGCTATGGCAGCTCGCTCGCGTCGATTTCTTCGCCGATCGCCAAAGCCGGCAGTCCGTCGTCGTCGTCGGTGAAGTGCAACACCCCGGCGCTTACCACGTTACCCTTGCCATCGCAGGCAGTCCAGTCACCAGCTTGCCGACCGTTTCTTCCGCCATTCGAGACGCTGGAGGCATCAAACCCACGGCAGACCTGCGCAACATCACTCTACGTCGGCAAACCCAAACCGGTTCCGAGCTAATTATTCCCCTAGATTTCTGGGAGTTATTGCATAATGGAGACATCACCCAAGACACCATTATCCAAACGGGAGACTCGATTATTATTCCTAGAGCAGCGGAAGTTTCTAACGCAGAAGCCACAGAATTAGCAGGAGTGAACTTTGCTCCCGATTCAATTACAGTCAGCGTCGTAGGAGAAGTGCGATCGCCCGGCTCTCTGAATGTACCGCCGAGTACACCCCTTAATCAAGTCTTGCTGCGTGCTGGCGGCTTTAATCGCGCTCGAGCCAAGACCCGTCAAGTTCAACTACTGCGCTTAAACTCCAATGGCACAGTTGCCAGTCGCCAAATTAAAGTCGATCTCGATCGCGATATCGACGAGCAAATCAACCCACTCCTGCAAAACAACGACATTATCTTTGTCAGTCGTTCTGGGATAGCCCGCTTTTCTGATACCCTGAATGTAGCGCTCTCTCCGGCTAACAGTCTTTTCTCATTATGGAGTATCCCTCTACGGACTCTTGAAGTCCTTTCTGACCTTGGCATCATTCCATCGGGTTCCAATTAA
- a CDS encoding MBOAT family O-acyltransferase: protein MLFNSYIFICFFLPLTLIGFFNFTKYRKTKAAQLWLAIASFAFYGYWNPIYLPLLLGSILFNHTLGQWISEAETGSRRAKVLLIVGISINLLAIGYYKYTGFLVDSVNSLLQTGFPVPQMVLPLAISFYTFTQIAYLVDAYLGETKEAKYDLLTYSLFVSFFPQLIAGPILRHDELIPQFRQRRKFIFSHQNFAYGLTLFSLGLSKKVLIGDRLSPWVAIVFDNAGDVTFIEAWIGALAYAFQLYFDFSGYSDMAIGLGMMFNITLPINFNSPYKATSITDFWRRWHITLSNFLRDYLYIPLGGSRKGEIRRYSNLLTTMLLGGLWHGAGWTFVFWGGMHGTYLAINHWWRKNGFSLHWFLGWLITFNAVLFSWVFFRAHSLSDGISLVQTMLGMNGIVLPGNPEGKLSVLTQFGIQLKRGEEFAYLVPTVRNRSLIVLALFGLTLAATCLPNTQEMMQKFKPNWWWALIVGGLAAYCLLSLFKVSEFIYYQF, encoded by the coding sequence ATGCTATTCAATTCTTATATATTTATCTGTTTCTTTTTGCCGTTAACTCTGATTGGATTCTTTAATTTTACTAAATATCGAAAAACCAAAGCAGCCCAACTCTGGTTAGCGATCGCTTCCTTCGCATTTTATGGCTATTGGAATCCTATCTACCTGCCACTTTTGCTAGGTTCGATTTTATTTAACCATACCTTGGGTCAATGGATTAGCGAAGCAGAAACGGGAAGCCGCCGCGCGAAAGTCTTGCTCATCGTTGGGATTAGCATTAACTTGCTTGCCATTGGATACTATAAATATACTGGATTTTTAGTGGATTCGGTTAACAGTCTCTTACAGACCGGTTTTCCCGTACCGCAGATGGTGCTGCCACTTGCTATTTCCTTCTACACATTTACCCAAATTGCCTATTTAGTTGATGCCTATTTAGGCGAGACCAAAGAAGCCAAATACGATCTCCTCACGTACAGCTTATTTGTCTCATTCTTTCCCCAACTAATCGCCGGTCCTATCCTGCGTCATGACGAACTAATCCCACAATTTCGCCAGCGGCGCAAGTTCATTTTTTCGCACCAAAACTTTGCTTATGGATTAACCTTATTTAGCTTGGGTCTATCAAAGAAAGTACTGATTGGCGATCGCTTATCTCCCTGGGTGGCGATCGTCTTTGATAATGCCGGTGATGTCACCTTTATTGAAGCCTGGATCGGAGCGCTGGCCTATGCCTTTCAACTGTATTTCGACTTTTCCGGCTACTCGGATATGGCGATCGGTTTGGGCATGATGTTTAATATTACTCTACCCATCAATTTTAATTCCCCTTATAAAGCAACCTCAATTACCGATTTCTGGCGACGCTGGCATATTACCCTCTCGAATTTCTTGCGAGATTATTTGTATATTCCACTAGGGGGAAGTCGTAAGGGCGAAATTCGTCGTTACTCCAATTTATTAACCACAATGCTGTTAGGTGGCTTGTGGCACGGAGCGGGTTGGACATTTGTCTTTTGGGGAGGAATGCACGGAACCTATTTAGCCATTAATCATTGGTGGCGCAAGAATGGATTTTCCCTACATTGGTTTTTGGGATGGCTTATCACCTTCAATGCCGTCCTCTTTAGTTGGGTGTTTTTCCGCGCCCACAGCTTAAGTGATGGCATCAGTTTAGTACAAACTATGCTCGGCATGAATGGCATTGTCTTGCCGGGAAATCCGGAAGGAAAGTTATCTGTATTAACTCAGTTTGGCATTCAACTGAAGCGGGGGGAAGAATTTGCCTATCTAGTACCCACAGTTAGAAATAGAAGTCTCATCGTGCTCGCGTTATTCGGATTAACCTTAGCAGCAACTTGCTTGCCAAATACTCAGGAGATGATGCAGAAATTTAAACCCAATTGGTGGTGGGCCTTAATTGTTGGAGGTTTAGCGGCTTATTGCTTGTTATCTCTATTCAAAGTTTCCGAGTTTATTTACTATCAATTTTAG
- a CDS encoding sugar phosphate nucleotidyltransferase codes for MDLAPIAFFAYKRPEHALRALSSLAECDLARESKLYIFCDGIKVPGDRDRVMAAREVVKSQQWCGEVEILEREENIGLAKSIISGVTKLSDKYGKVIVLEDDLLVHPKFLQYMNHALEKYQDRERVMQISGHMFPADFPCETDSFFLPSVTTWGWGTWQRAWKYLDPKLTGYDRLKKSRELRYQFDLNNSYYYYELLEDLIAGKIDAWGIVWYLSVFMQDGLTLFPKYSFIDNIGWDGSGTHCGDETIPIAEPPKNFQVKTYPERIEVTPYKKLVYQGIAKANNENYWTRFKRKVRIRSRLRALLKR; via the coding sequence ATGGATTTAGCACCGATCGCCTTTTTCGCTTATAAACGCCCCGAACACGCCCTCAGAGCGCTCTCATCCCTGGCTGAGTGCGATCTTGCTCGAGAGAGTAAGCTCTATATATTCTGTGACGGAATTAAAGTTCCCGGCGATCGCGATCGTGTGATGGCTGCTCGAGAAGTCGTCAAAAGCCAACAGTGGTGCGGTGAGGTGGAAATTCTGGAGAGAGAAGAAAATATTGGTCTCGCCAAATCTATTATTTCTGGAGTTACAAAACTGAGCGATAAATATGGAAAAGTGATTGTCTTAGAAGACGATCTCTTGGTACATCCCAAGTTTTTACAATACATGAATCATGCCTTGGAGAAATACCAAGATCGGGAACGAGTAATGCAAATTTCTGGTCATATGTTTCCCGCTGATTTTCCCTGCGAAACTGATAGCTTTTTCTTACCCTCAGTTACCACTTGGGGGTGGGGAACATGGCAGCGAGCGTGGAAATATCTCGATCCAAAACTGACAGGTTACGATCGCCTGAAAAAAAGCCGCGAACTTCGCTATCAATTCGATCTCAACAACTCCTATTATTACTACGAACTGCTCGAAGACTTAATCGCTGGTAAGATAGATGCCTGGGGGATTGTGTGGTATTTAAGTGTCTTTATGCAAGATGGGTTAACCTTATTTCCTAAATACTCTTTTATTGATAACATTGGTTGGGATGGTAGCGGAACTCATTGCGGAGATGAAACCATTCCGATTGCCGAACCTCCCAAAAATTTCCAAGTTAAAACCTATCCGGAACGCATTGAAGTCACTCCTTATAAAAAATTAGTTTACCAGGGAATTGCCAAAGCCAATAACGAAAATTATTGGACTCGTTTCAAGCGAAAAGTCAGAATCAGAAGTCGGTTGCGAGCCTTATTAAAACGGTGA
- a CDS encoding class I SAM-dependent methyltransferase gives MGKRSIERLAEIYRTIKFETKAYLISAIGRIKSSLLLKPTNINKLEIGVGNSAKKQGFITSDLSLSTDFPHDLRLGLPFPDQSIDFIYSEHVLEHFSYNDLLFLLEDCHRVLKPNGMFSMVVPDPTIYLKAYFHSDPLEVKKYCSYDWGLDYSSKMDYVNYIFYMDGQHRYMFDRESIVQILSKVGFQDASSREFDPQLDREDRKYQSLYARATK, from the coding sequence ATGGGAAAACGATCGATAGAAAGACTCGCTGAAATTTACCGGACAATTAAGTTTGAAACTAAAGCCTACCTAATCTCCGCGATCGGAAGAATTAAATCGAGTCTGTTACTCAAACCAACAAACATCAACAAACTAGAAATTGGAGTTGGTAACTCTGCGAAAAAGCAAGGATTCATTACCTCCGACCTCAGCCTGTCAACTGACTTTCCGCACGACCTGAGATTAGGCCTGCCGTTCCCCGACCAATCTATTGATTTTATCTATTCCGAGCACGTTCTCGAACATTTTAGTTACAATGACTTACTTTTTTTACTCGAAGATTGTCATAGAGTGCTCAAACCCAACGGCATGTTCAGCATGGTAGTTCCCGACCCCACAATATACCTAAAAGCCTACTTTCATAGCGACCCCCTAGAAGTCAAAAAATACTGTAGCTATGACTGGGGACTCGACTATAGTTCTAAGATGGATTATGTGAACTACATCTTTTACATGGACGGACAGCATCGCTATATGTTTGATCGAGAGAGTATCGTACAAATTCTCTCAAAAGTTGGGTTTCAGGATGCTAGTTCTCGGGAGTTCGACCCTCAGTTAGACCGAGAAGATAGAAAATATCAGTCTCTCTATGCTCGTGCGACAAAGTAA
- a CDS encoding flippase: protein MFKKISELNEKISPKLRQIISNASWLASEKILQMGLGLFIGVWVARYLGPKQFGILSYAIAFIGLLAPLAKVGLEKVVVRDLVQNPSEKDEILGTAFGIQLISSILAYLLAITTISWMRPTDTLTHILVQIIGFGMFFQVFHTIDLWFQSQVQSKYTVWSKNSAYLFANGIKIVLIYSQISVVFFAWNALGEIILSTIGLLLAYQLNGNSITAWRVRLDWVKKLLKDSLPLMFSGIAVTIYLRVDMVMLGQIFGDETVGIYSVATRISELWYFIPTSIVSSVSPAIIESRSVSKILYEERLQKLFTIMTGLAYAIAIPMAFLATPIILLLYGEQYAASGSVLTIHIWASIFVFLGVAKGVWIVTEGLTRFALISTCCGAIVNIALNLFLIPQYGETGAAIATVISYGCADYLVYITYPRFREIGRLMTNALILKSLWQR, encoded by the coding sequence ATGTTTAAAAAAATCAGCGAGTTGAATGAAAAAATAAGTCCGAAGTTACGCCAGATTATTAGTAATGCGAGCTGGCTGGCTTCCGAAAAAATATTACAGATGGGTTTGGGTCTGTTCATTGGAGTTTGGGTGGCTCGCTATTTAGGACCGAAACAGTTTGGCATATTGAGCTACGCGATCGCATTCATCGGTTTACTTGCTCCTCTGGCAAAAGTTGGGTTAGAGAAAGTCGTAGTCCGCGACCTGGTACAAAACCCATCCGAGAAAGATGAAATTTTAGGTACAGCCTTTGGCATTCAATTAATCAGCAGTATTTTAGCTTATCTGTTAGCTATTACTACGATCTCCTGGATGCGACCAACGGATACCCTAACTCATATTCTGGTCCAGATTATCGGATTTGGGATGTTTTTCCAGGTGTTTCATACTATCGACCTGTGGTTTCAATCTCAAGTTCAATCAAAATATACTGTTTGGAGTAAAAATTCAGCGTATTTATTCGCCAATGGAATTAAAATAGTGTTGATTTATTCCCAAATTTCAGTAGTATTTTTCGCTTGGAATGCCTTGGGTGAAATTATCTTATCTACGATTGGTTTACTCCTAGCTTATCAGTTAAATGGCAACTCGATTACTGCCTGGCGAGTTCGTCTGGACTGGGTGAAAAAGTTACTTAAAGATTCCTTGCCCTTAATGTTTTCGGGGATAGCAGTGACGATCTATTTACGCGTAGATATGGTTATGCTCGGGCAAATATTTGGCGATGAAACCGTTGGCATCTATTCCGTCGCGACCCGAATATCCGAACTGTGGTATTTTATCCCAACTTCTATTGTTTCTTCAGTCTCGCCTGCTATAATAGAATCAAGAAGCGTGTCCAAGATTTTATACGAGGAACGGCTACAGAAACTGTTTACAATTATGACGGGACTAGCTTATGCGATCGCCATCCCAATGGCATTTTTAGCTACCCCGATTATCCTGCTTCTATACGGCGAACAGTATGCCGCTTCGGGGTCGGTTTTAACGATTCACATATGGGCGAGCATATTTGTCTTTTTAGGGGTTGCTAAAGGAGTTTGGATCGTTACAGAAGGTCTGACGCGTTTTGCTTTAATTAGCACGTGCTGCGGTGCTATAGTCAATATAGCACTTAACCTGTTTCTCATTCCTCAGTATGGAGAAACAGGCGCCGCCATAGCAACAGTTATTTCTTATGGATGTGCCGATTACTTAGTTTACATAACGTATCCGAGGTTTAGAGAAATTGGACGTTTGATGACCAACGCACTCATACTCAAAAGTTTATGGCAGAGGTAA
- a CDS encoding rhodanese-like domain-containing protein: protein MTNPTITEMTVREFAQLSAEDKANWQLIDVREPDEIEVAALQGFEVFSLSEFAQWSEQIDSQLDTDKPTAVICHHGMRSQQMCQWLFDRGFTQLYNISGGIDAYSRLVDPSVPRY, encoded by the coding sequence GTGACGAATCCAACGATTACTGAAATGACCGTTCGCGAGTTTGCGCAACTGAGCGCCGAGGACAAAGCCAATTGGCAGTTGATTGATGTTCGCGAACCCGACGAGATAGAAGTGGCTGCTCTCCAAGGGTTTGAGGTATTCTCGTTAAGTGAGTTTGCCCAATGGTCGGAACAGATTGATAGTCAGCTCGATACCGATAAGCCCACTGCTGTTATCTGCCATCATGGAATGCGATCGCAGCAAATGTGTCAGTGGTTATTCGATCGCGGCTTTACCCAGCTTTATAATATCTCGGGAGGAATTGATGCCTATTCTCGCTTGGTCGATCCGTCTGTTCCTCGATATTAA